CTCCAGGTGGTTGACCACGATGTAGTCCACGCGCGTGAGGTCGCCGCCCAGGAGCGAGGCCACGTTGCAGAACAACTCGTCCTTGTTTTCCTCCTCCACTGTGTCCAGGAGCGTGATCTTTTCATCCTTGACCAGGAAGGCGTTGTAGGTGGTGCCGAAGGGCGAGCGCGAGTAGCCGTGGAAATCGCGTGTGGCCCAGGCCACGGCGCCGACCCAGTGGATGTCGTCCGTGATGGGAAATGGTCTCATGCCGATCCTCGTGCGCCGTCGCGTGGGACGGCGAATTGATGGTGCTTCGTGTCTGGAAAACGACGGCCCTGGGGCCAGTGGCGAAAAAAGCGGCGGCCGAACGTCCCGGCCGCCGTATGTGCAAACGATCAGCCCTCGGGCGAGAACTCGCTTTTGTCGGCGCCGCAGACCGGACAGGTCCAGTCGTCGGGCACCTTGTCGAATTCTGTTCCCGGAGCGACGTTGTTGTCGGGGTCGCCTTCCTTGGGATCGTATACATATCCACAGATGTTGCAAACGTAGCGCATGATGGAGTCCTCCCCGATCATTGTTGGTCAGCAGGTGGTTACAAACTTCGTTTCACAGATCGTTCAAAAGCGTCAGGCGCAGGCGTACAAAACGTTCGTGTCCGACGCATAGCAGAGATGCGCGAGGATTTGAACCTTTGTGACACCGCAGCAGACGGTGATTTTTGAGCGGTCCGTCAACCCTCGG
The genomic region above belongs to Alkalidesulfovibrio alkalitolerans DSM 16529 and contains:
- the rd gene encoding rubredoxin gives rise to the protein MRYVCNICGYVYDPKEGDPDNNVAPGTEFDKVPDDWTCPVCGADKSEFSPEG